The DNA window GAAGATCCCGTAGACAATCCTCACCTGGTACGTCAACGTGCGGCTCCTTGGGGGACGCCCGCCTGGAGCAGGAGACGCGCTGGAGACCCGGGTGCGCGCCGGGAACCCTCCGGGACGAGGGGCAGTAGAGGGAGAGCGCGCGCCACCTAGTGGCCGAGGAGCCGAGCGCCGCTCCGCACAGCGACGCTGGGAGACCCCGCTGCCAGCGAGGGGGACTGTACGCAAGCAGGCTAAGTCCTGGCCGGCAGGCAGAGGCGGAGCCCTCCGCTCGGGGGCTGTTCATTTTTGGTCTTGTTTGGAGCACTGTCCCCGGAGAATCAAAATGCTTGAGGAAGGCCCTACAgctatttgctgaataaatatcgGGGCTGACAGTGACCCACTAACCCTGTCTTTGTACAGGCGCTCTCTCTCACTTGCAGTATGGCAGTAGGGTCTCCAGTAGCCCCCTGGTAATGGCTTTATTGTCATCCCATTTCATAGACGAGGaaggtgaggcccagagaggaaaggTGTCTTCCCAAGGTTAGAGTGAGTTCCAGGTAGAGATGGGTTCAAGGTCAGAGGCCTGCTTTTTGAACACTCCTGGTGGAGAGTGGCCTAGTATTCCTTGTGACAGAAGGGGTTCTGCGTCCAGGAAGTCATTTTCTCTAAAGGAGGCCCTGGGCTCCTTCCAGAGCAAGCCCACAGAGCTGGGATGTCTCCCATCTGCTCCTCCCAAAGCTGCAGGAAGCCCCCCGTCCCAGGCCCCCAGAGCCTTGTCCTGATGGAGAGCTCATTCTCATATGTCTGGACACTTGCAAATTGAGAGAGGGGGCCAACCAAGAGGTAGGACTTAAATGGAGGAGGCCTGGGGACCCGGTGGCCCCAGCCCAGGTGGGAGCCTGTTTCTCTCCTGCTCCCCAAGCAGTTCACAGAGGTTGACACGGCCCACTGCATCGGAGCTACTGGGACCCAGCTACGTAGTAGTGCCCACTCTTCctcttactagctgggtgacctcagcAAAGTTGCTTAACGTCTCTCAGTTTCAGCTTCTGCCTCTGTAAAGGCCAGTAATGACACCCACCGTGCTGTGCCTGGGACGTTAAAATGGAAACCATGCAAGGGTAGCTGGAGCCTGGGGTCTTGTAGTTGCCAAATCTGAATACTTGGGGCTTGACGGTTGCAGTTCCCAGCTCTCCCCTGGTGGCTGAGGCTGGCCCAACCCTTCCCCCCAGCCTCAGTTCTCCCCACATCTGGAATTGGGTGGGTACATCTGGCTCAGAGCAAGAGAGCTGTCAGGGACGCCGGATTTGTTGTGGAAACATTCAGGCTGTCTTGGCGCCCCTGAATAATGGGAGGGAACTGGCCCAAGTTCTGGGCAAATCCCATCAGTTAGCCTCCCTCTCCGTgagtgaaaaagaaggaaaagctaCCCCAGGACTTCTCCTGCCAAGGGGACAGATAGGATGCATGTCAGCATGCCCCCAGGCCTGGCATGGTGGGCACagataaatgtttgttagatAAAGGAGTGATGGGAGTCCAAGACTTCAGAgcactccctgcctccctctccttccctccagctcCTTCCAAGCTTAGCTGGAATTCTGCCACCGGAGAGTCATTCCTTTGTTTCCTATTAAGCTGCAGGTGCTCTGGGAGGGGCAAGATGTCCGGTCTCTGTGGCTCAGCTCGACTGACCCAGGGTGTCCGGTCCTGGGGTGGGGTTTCCTGAGtaagggcctgggctggggggtgTGTAGCTGGGACTCAGCCTCTCCTGcatcctctttcctccttcctgctccctcctgccaGTCCCCTCACTCTtccccctgcccagcctggcccGGGATGAAGAATGGAGCAGAGGAACTGGCAGAGGCCTCCCTGCTGCTGCTCGGGCGCTTCCCCAGTGATTTCCCACCTGCTCAGCCCCTGTTGGCCTGGGGAGAGTGGGCTCATCTAGTTACccgctgggtgaccttggacaagtttctttGCCCTCCGTGCTCTGATTCTACACATCAGGCCAATCCCCCGCCGTGGGAACTAGAGGAAGTGCTTGCTCCACTTCCTTCTTCTGTCAAACCTGCACGACACCCCTCCagagtgtatttattttttccacattaaaaatatctttattttttctgactaCATGAATAATACGTGCTCATAAATAATACATGCTTCTTATTAAGAATTTGAGCTTATAAAAGTATGAACAAGAGAAGGAAGTCACCTGAAATTCTACCACCTTGAGAGAACCACCATCAACATTTTGGTGACCATCCTTTCATATTTGGCTTACATATATCGTTTCTTAGTAATGGGCCCCAGATATCCAGATATTAATTTTTTCTGAGGACAACTTTCCTCCCATGTCACAAACCCCacaccccatccctgcccctaCCCTAGTCTAGGTAACCCATATGACAACCTAGTGCCAGCCTTCTATATTCTTCTCTGTTCCTATATCGAATATAATCCTATGCAGACCTGTATATGTAGgtacacatacatgcatgttcagggagtggggaggagagccGGTCAATGTTTTCAAAAAATGGAATCTTGTAGactacattttttcattttgcttctctctctctctgcaatgCCTTATGGGAATCCCTCCAAAATGTCCGATagctctaattttatttatttatttatttatttatttatttatttatttggtcgctccgcgtggcttgtgggatcttagttccccgaccagagactgaaccccagccacggcagtgaaagcgccgagtgctaaccactgaactgccagggaattccctgatagCTCTAATTTTAAAACGGGAATGATAGGAGGGtggttgtgatgattaaatgagatgtgtTTGCAAAGAACTCAACGAAATtccaggcacagagcagagctGCCACCCCCCAAATATTTGTATCCCCCCACTCCATCTTCCCCTTAGGCGCTGGGGCAAAAACTGCATTAGGCTTAGGCCCTGCCCAGAAGGAACTCCTAacggagaggaggagaaaaaggaagctcTGAGCAGGTGACCTCACTTCCAGGTAGGATGTGATTGGGCCAAATGCGAGGTGTCGGTCGTTATGCACTGTTGGCTGAATTCCTGCTGTGCCAGGCCTGGGAGGGCAAGACAGAGGTTACAAGATCTCCACCCTCCATCAAGTCGGGAGCTGAGACAAATCCGTGAGACCCCCAGACAATCTGGCACTGGTCATGTCTTGGGCACAGTTGAGCGCAGACCACAGTGATGAGCAGAGCTGGGGACTCGGGGCAAGAGACCAGAGCCAGGGCTTTGTATGTGACTTCAGTCCTGTCGCTTAGGGTCCCCACTCATGGAGGGAGGGGCTTGGCACTGCTGATCCAGGCCTTGAGGTGCAACAAGTCTGTGAGTGAACACAGGCTTCGGCCAGGAAGGCTCCCCACAGGAGTGCAGCCCCACGTGGGCTCCCAGGGCTGATGAAAGAGACCCAGAAACGAGACAGATGCCTCTGCCTTTGTCCTTCTGTCCCTGACTTGTACCCTTGATGTTTCAGCTCCTCCGCCCTGGACCAGAGAAAAGCTGGCGAGGACGAGCCCAGAGAGCATCACTGCCTCCGAGCTCTGCGCCTTCCTGCTTCCAGTTTTCAGACGAGTTTTCAACCCTCTTGGGAGAAAGTGATTTTTGTTATCTCGATCCTCTGACTTCATTGATcgtttatctttcttttccaaattccttGGGCCAACTTTGGTCACACCACACGCGCTTGGCAAGTGTTTGGTGTCTGGAAACCTCCCTCTGGGTGTTTCTTGAGGGTGGTGAGAGGAGGCAGCGGAGGCCGTGGTCCTGCAAGCAGACTGTCCCGGCCTGGCTGGTGAGGTCGCGATGTCCACCAAGGTGCCCATCTATCTGAAGCGCGGCAGCCGCAAAGGCAAGAAGGAGAAGCTGCGGGACCTGCTGTCCTCAGACATGATCAGCCCACCACTGGGGGACTTCCGCCACACCATTCACATCGGCAGTGGTGGCGGCAGTGACATGTTCGGGGACATCTCCTTCCTGCAAGGCAAGTTCCACCTCCTGCCGGGGACGGCGGTCGAGGAGGCCGAGGAGGATGGTGGCTTTGAGCTGCCCTTCCAGTTCACACGCACGGCCACCCTGTGTGGGCGGGAGCTCCCCGACGGGCCGTCCCCTCTGCTCAAGAACGCCATCTCCCTCCCGGTCATCGGCGGGCCCCAGGCACTCACCTTGCCCGCCGCCCAGGCCCCACCCAAACCCCCTCGCCTGCACCTGGAGACCCCTCAGCCTTCCCCACAGCCCTCCCCGCAGGAGGCAGGGAGTGTGGACATCTGGCGGATTCCAGAGGCTGCCTCGGTCCACAGTGGGCTGACCCCCGAGTCTGGGGCTGAGGAGCCCTTCCTGTCCCACGCCAGCTCCCTGCTCTCCCTGCACGTAGACCTGGGGCCTTCCATCCTGGACGACGTTCTCCAGATCATGGACCAGGACCTGGGCCACCTGCAGATCCCCACATAGGACCCAAGAATGGCCAGGCTGGGGTGAATGCCAGAGGCAGTTGGTGGACACGGCCCTGATCTAGAAGTCGGGGTCCCAAGGTTCCACCTGCGTGGTTGCTGGCCAGTGATTTCTCACTTTGAGCctttgtttccctccctcccaccctctccccgtGGACAGAGTGGCCTCTTTGCTTTCCCCTAAGCCCCACGAGGGTATGTGTAGACGTCAGCCCAAAGTGCCCTGTGCATCTTGGCCCACCCAGACCCCCACTGCCAACTGCTCCTCAGATCCCTTGGCCTAAGGCTCTGCTGAAATGGACTCTGCTTTTCACCTCCCTCCGCCTCAGCCCCATCAACGCCCTGCTcgggggtggagggtgagggaaGACGTGGGGCACAGCCAGCTGGATCTTTGGCTCCGTGTCCTTAACTGGGAATATGGCATCAGTGACCGATGTCCCTCCGCCCCACCCCTCCCACATGACCGGGGGATCCTGGTTGCAATAAAACTTGCTGCTGCTGGTACTTGCGCTCGCCGTACCCTGCCCCTAGGCTCCTCTTGAAGTCAGGCCAGGCTCTGGGAGCTGTGGGCTGACCCTGGGGGAGACCCCAGCCCCAGAGGGCCTTGAACAGGGCGGGGCCTGCCTTCTGGAAGATTGTACCTCATTCCTAGCCCATAGTGAGAATGAAGCAGGAATGAGCCAAGTGCCAATTGGGGATATTCCGACATGAATTCGGGTGTTTGACAAGAGGCGGCCAAGCACCGGAGTAGGCCAGGAGctggccctgggggctggggttTGTCAGGGAGGCCCAAGAGCCAAGGAATAACCACAGGCCTGGTGCAGTGGGACCAACAGCTTCTCGGGCGCCAGAGGACTGAGGGAGCACACAGGAGGgcgggctgggcctggggctgggagggatcAGCCTTGCTCATCAGCAGACCCATCTCATCAGCGCTGCTTATTGAGCACCTGCAGTGCATCAGACATGCTCCAAGTGCTGGGGCACCAGACAGATGCAACCTCTGCTCTCccggagctcacagtctagtggggggAAGGATATCAAATCTGTAAGCAAGTAAATTTCCAACAGTGTTGAACACTATGAAGAAAACACCAAGATCGGTAATGTCTGAGGCAAGGGTGCGGTGGTGTCGTGATTCTGAGCCAAACCTGAGGGCTGACGGACTTATGCTCATGCATaagcaaaggcactgaggcaCCTGAGTGAATGACAGAGAGGGTCCGACAGGTGGCAAAAAAAGCAAAGGTCTCTGAGTCCAACCTAGCCTTgtgaggctcagtttccccatctctaaagtGCAGTCAGTGATACCTACCTAACAACCTTGCAGGGTCGTTAAGCAAATCAGGGATAACGTTTATTAGCTTGCACATGGAAGGTAGTCAAATATGGTTATGGTGTGGGACATAAAGGAACCTGGGGCTTGGGAAAGGCAGGACTGTGAAGCTGGAAAACTGGGTCGGAGTCGGCTTAGAACAGTTCTGCTTGCAAGGCTGAAGCTGAGGCCATGGGAGCTGCTGAAAGAGTTTAAGCAGGAGAGACGTGGGATCAGACCCAGGTTTTAGAAGGGTCACCAGCCAGGCCGAGTGGGAGATGGACCAAAGATCAAAGAGGAAGAAGCCGTTGCAGGAAGAGGGCTGGCTCCGCGTGGGGACAGTGGGGACCGAGAGGAGGGGAAGGTGCTGGGGCGGGGCTTGGTGTCTGACTGGTACAGACCACGTGGGCAGCTGGAGGCCAATGTCGGCCTCGGTGATCCCGTCTTCCATTCTCTGCTggtttttttccatccttttgacCCTACAAATCTCAGACTCCCACCTCACCCTCAGCCTTTTCTGCCCTTAGGCAGAGATTTCAtaccagaggcagaggcagaattAGACCAGGAGGCATTTTTCTTGActaccctgattttttttttttttaaagatgatgcgtttttttttattctggtaAAACATATATTACacgaaatttaccattttaaccttttttaaaatttatttatttatttttggctgtgttgggtctttgttgctgcacacaggctttctctagttgctgcgagcgggggctactcttcattgcggtgcgcgggcttctcattgccgtggcttctcttgttgcggagcacgggctctagagcgcaggctcagtagctgtggcgcacgggcttagttgctccgcagcaggtgggatcttcccggatcagggctcgaacccatgtcccctgcattggcaggcgggttcttaaccactgcaccaccaggcaagcccccatttcaaccatttttaagcgtatggttcagtggcattaagtacattcacattattctgcaaccatcaccgccatccatttccagaacttttttcatctttccgaagtgaaactctgtacccattaaacactaactccacatttccccacaccccctgccccggcccctggcaaccacccttttACTTTatgtgtctatgaatttgactactctagggacctgatacaagtggaatcatacggtatttagtttgggggtttgttttattcttttggccGAGCCTCACGGCTTAtggtatcttagttcccagaccaggaattgaaccagggcagtgaaagcaccgagtcctgaccactggaccaccggggaattccctatttgtatttttgtgactgccttatttcacttagcatgacgTCTTCAAGGTTTATCCGTGCCGTAGCATGTGttgaaatttcattctttttaaaagctgaggacttccctggtggcacagtggttaagaatccacctgccaatgcaggggacaggggttcgatccctggtcgaagatcccacatgctgtggagcaactaagcccgtgcgccacaactactgagcctgcgctctagagcccgcatgccacagctactgaagcccacgtgcttagagcccgtgctccgcagcaagagaagccatcgtagcgaagagtagcccccgctcaccacaactagagaaagcccgcgcgcagcaacaaagacccaacgcagccaaaaataaataaataaaaattttttaaaaagctgaataatattccattgtctgtatattccacattttgtttatccatccatccatcaatggacacctgggttgcttctgTCTTTGGcaattgtgaacaatgctgctgtgaacatgggtgtacccatatctgtttgagtccctgctttcatttcctttgggtgtGTACActgaagtgggattgctggatcatatggtcattctatatttaatttcttaaggaaCTGCCATTTTCCATAggagctgcaccattttacattcccaccaaactttgtttttaatctgaaatTTTTGCCATCATTTAGAGAATAGGAGATGTTCTATCTGtagtgggatttgaacccactgTGAGACCCCAAAGCCTGTACTCAACTGCAACCCTCTCTCCCAACAGGGGTTCAGTTTCAGACCCTGGTAAAGTGTGAAGGCAAAGGGTGGGGAGCTGAAGGCCAGCACCGTCTTACCTGCAGTTTCCCCCTCAGTGCTTGGGTGGCTTGTCCCCATCTGCCCAGAAGgggaagacaagaaaaaggaCACCTTCCTTATAGCTTCACCCAGCTGGAAGAAGGCACCTCAGCTTGGACCTGAGGTGAGGACAGAGTGGCCATGAAAGAGGGACATTCTTGTCCTGGGTCCCCTGGAAGTGCTCCCCACCTACCTTGCATCAGGCATCAGACCAATGACCCTGGGAAACCACTCAGGGTTGCCATGTCTGGGTGGAGAAAGGGGACTAGATGGCGAAACTGAAGCATCAGACTAACTAAACTCGGGATACCTGCTTCACCAAGGTAGCCAGAGGCAGAGTGAAGGAATTTCCCTCTTCAACTTGGATAGTGCTATACGTATCCTACAGATACCACCCCCCACAAATAGGAGGAGAAGTTGTCGTTGGACAGCCAAAAAAATGACAAGTATGCCacgggaattccctgatggtccagtggttaggactctgcgctttcactgctgtgggcctaggttcaatccctggtcagagaactaagatcccgcaagcctcacggcacagccaaaaaaaaaaaaaaaaaaagacaaatacaaatatcCCTACAGTCCACTGTTTTAGATGTCCAATGTCCATGCATGTCCTTATTCTAGtatttactcttaaaaatatcacaggtattattttatattttatatatatatatatatcatcccTGGTATAATACATCTATGCCTCTGTCTGTCCAAAATACATTCACTCATTTCCCAAAGGGAGACAACTCACAGTCTTGTCAATGATCACATCCACTTCCAAGTCCAGGATTTCGAGATGATGTCCATTCCCCCTGCAATTCCTTTTACAGCCCATCTCAATATTTTGCAAACTATAAACTATACTGTAAAGTTAATTACCAATATACCCTATACACaagagtggagagaaagagagaagaatgggagaattaaaatatataaaaaatacacttGACACAGCAAGAGAAGAAATGTATGTAGACTTTTCTACAACAAAGCTTTGTCTGGTATGAATAACCTCCCTTCTTCACTACCCAGTTCTTGATACCTTTGCCTTGAACCTGCACCTTGCCTGTTCAGGGTTCTTTACCAGGTGACATgtcctaaattttcttttgtaaagaatTTGAGTTCTTGGTGGATCTCCCTGTACAGACACTTCcctgaaactttttattttgaagcatTTCAAACCCACAGAAATATTAGAAGGACAGTACAGTGTACAGCCATACACCTTCATCTAGATCTGCCAGTTATTACCATTTTGCCTCATTTGCTCTATCTCttt is part of the Balaenoptera musculus isolate JJ_BM4_2016_0621 chromosome 8, mBalMus1.pri.v3, whole genome shotgun sequence genome and encodes:
- the CDC42EP2 gene encoding cdc42 effector protein 2, with the protein product MSTKVPIYLKRGSRKGKKEKLRDLLSSDMISPPLGDFRHTIHIGSGGGSDMFGDISFLQGKFHLLPGTAVEEAEEDGGFELPFQFTRTATLCGRELPDGPSPLLKNAISLPVIGGPQALTLPAAQAPPKPPRLHLETPQPSPQPSPQEAGSVDIWRIPEAASVHSGLTPESGAEEPFLSHASSLLSLHVDLGPSILDDVLQIMDQDLGHLQIPT